One window of Mauremys mutica isolate MM-2020 ecotype Southern chromosome 6, ASM2049712v1, whole genome shotgun sequence genomic DNA carries:
- the THAP1 gene encoding THAP domain-containing protein 1 isoform X3, whose protein sequence is MVQSCSAYRCRNRYDKEKPISFHKFPLTRPDLCKKWEAAVKRKNFKPTKYSSICSEHFTPDCFKRECNNKLLKENAVPTIFCYTEPSEKMQEDTVHQRKRIQQLEEQVEKLRKKLKTAQQRCRRQERQIEKLREIVQFQKEKDIVSGKGYVILPNDYFEIVEVPA, encoded by the exons ATGGTGCAGTCCTGCTCCGCCTACCGCTGCCGGAACCGATACGACAAAGAGAAGCCTATCTCCTTCCACAA GTTTCCTCTCACAAGACCTGATCTCTGCAAAAAATGGGAAGCTGctgttaaaagaaaaaacttCAAACCAACAAAATATAGCAGCATTTGTTCAGAACACTTTACTCCAGATTGCTTTAAAAGAGAGTGCAACAACAAGCTACTGAAAGAAAATGCCGTGCCCACAATATTTTGTTACACTGAACCCAGTGAGAAG ATGCAAG AGGATACAGTACATCAAAGAAAGAGAATTCAGCAGCTGGAAGAACAAGTTGAAAAACTGCGAAAGAAGCTCAAGACAGCGCAGCAGCGATGCAGACGTCAGGAAAGACAGATTGAAAAACTGCGAGAGATCGTTCAgtttcagaaggaaaaagacaTAGTGTCAGGAAAAGGCTATGTGATTCTACCTAATGACTATTTTGAAATCGTAGAAGTACCTGCATAA
- the THAP1 gene encoding THAP domain-containing protein 1 isoform X2: MVQSCSAYRCRNRYDKEKPISFHKFPLTRPDLCKKWEAAVKRKNFKPTKYSSICSEHFTPDCFKRECNNKLLKENAVPTIFCYTEPSEKTEEFTEQPEDLSAAPPPPPPPPPLLPPAPPQPSFPLSQIDARLVDPSIGLLMPPLQTPNNLAVFCDHNYTVEDTVHQRKRIQQLEEQVEKLRKKLKTAQQRCRRQERQIEKLREIVQFQKEKDIVSGKGYVILPNDYFEIVEVPA, encoded by the exons ATGGTGCAGTCCTGCTCCGCCTACCGCTGCCGGAACCGATACGACAAAGAGAAGCCTATCTCCTTCCACAA GTTTCCTCTCACAAGACCTGATCTCTGCAAAAAATGGGAAGCTGctgttaaaagaaaaaacttCAAACCAACAAAATATAGCAGCATTTGTTCAGAACACTTTACTCCAGATTGCTTTAAAAGAGAGTGCAACAACAAGCTACTGAAAGAAAATGCCGTGCCCACAATATTTTGTTACACTGAACCCAGTGAGAAG ACTGAAGAATTTACAGAGCAACCCGAAGATCTGTCTGCAGCACCAccaccccctccaccaccccctccTCTGCTACCACCTGCCCCACCACAAccttcctttcctttgtctcaaATAGATGCAAGGTTGGTAGATCCAAGTATTGGATTATTAATGCCTCCtctccagacccctaataatcTTGCCGTTTTCTGTGATCACAACTATACCGTAGAGGATACAGTACATCAAAGAAAGAGAATTCAGCAGCTGGAAGAACAAGTTGAAAAACTGCGAAAGAAGCTCAAGACAGCGCAGCAGCGATGCAGACGTCAGGAAAGACAGATTGAAAAACTGCGAGAGATCGTTCAgtttcagaaggaaaaagacaTAGTGTCAGGAAAAGGCTATGTGATTCTACCTAATGACTATTTTGAAATCGTAGAAGTACCTGCATAA
- the THAP1 gene encoding THAP domain-containing protein 1 isoform X1, with protein sequence MVQSCSAYRCRNRYDKEKPISFHKFPLTRPDLCKKWEAAVKRKNFKPTKYSSICSEHFTPDCFKRECNNKLLKENAVPTIFCYTEPSEKVKTEEFTEQPEDLSAAPPPPPPPPPLLPPAPPQPSFPLSQIDARLVDPSIGLLMPPLQTPNNLAVFCDHNYTVEDTVHQRKRIQQLEEQVEKLRKKLKTAQQRCRRQERQIEKLREIVQFQKEKDIVSGKGYVILPNDYFEIVEVPA encoded by the exons ATGGTGCAGTCCTGCTCCGCCTACCGCTGCCGGAACCGATACGACAAAGAGAAGCCTATCTCCTTCCACAA GTTTCCTCTCACAAGACCTGATCTCTGCAAAAAATGGGAAGCTGctgttaaaagaaaaaacttCAAACCAACAAAATATAGCAGCATTTGTTCAGAACACTTTACTCCAGATTGCTTTAAAAGAGAGTGCAACAACAAGCTACTGAAAGAAAATGCCGTGCCCACAATATTTTGTTACACTGAACCCAGTGAGAAGGTAAAG ACTGAAGAATTTACAGAGCAACCCGAAGATCTGTCTGCAGCACCAccaccccctccaccaccccctccTCTGCTACCACCTGCCCCACCACAAccttcctttcctttgtctcaaATAGATGCAAGGTTGGTAGATCCAAGTATTGGATTATTAATGCCTCCtctccagacccctaataatcTTGCCGTTTTCTGTGATCACAACTATACCGTAGAGGATACAGTACATCAAAGAAAGAGAATTCAGCAGCTGGAAGAACAAGTTGAAAAACTGCGAAAGAAGCTCAAGACAGCGCAGCAGCGATGCAGACGTCAGGAAAGACAGATTGAAAAACTGCGAGAGATCGTTCAgtttcagaaggaaaaagacaTAGTGTCAGGAAAAGGCTATGTGATTCTACCTAATGACTATTTTGAAATCGTAGAAGTACCTGCATAA
- the LOC123372223 gene encoding transcription factor jun-D-like: protein MSGGRSGRAAVKMEAPFYPEEGLELLPDFVPLPGFGSGPGAGVEAAGHKLLLGAGKKREMAAGAAASPSALPGSYTLRPPGGTRSGAALRLIPAAAPPGSAAGGGAGGRGGPEAALLAAGSPAELPLLKLPPAADLEQLLIQGSPGLGPASPCPAAAPPPAAGPFLYRQQVTQEQEGFADGFVKALADLHKQNQLLGAPLSPGPCRPAADPPAVYTTLGSFNPAGPLSPAGGAYSAAPPGLPFPAPAPPGLGSGRLPAPGAARALEEPQTVPEAPPPGEAGSSAPTPPSLSPLDAESQERLKAERKRLRNRIAASKCRRRKLERIARLEEKVKALKGQNAELAATASLLRAQVTQLQGRVRSHLSSGCHISAAGAPAPPPPEGAAEPAAPETSAC, encoded by the coding sequence ATGAGCGGCGGCCGCAGCGGCCGGGCGGCGGTGAAGATGGAGGCCCCGTTCTACCCcgaggaggggctggagctgctgcccGACTTCGTGCCGCTCCCCGGCTTCGGCAGCGGCCCCGGCGCAGGGGTGGAGGCGGCGGGGCACAAGCTGCTGCTCGGGGCCGGTAAGAAGCGGGAGATGGCGGCGGGGgcggccgcctccccctcggcGCTGCCGGGGTCCTACACACTGCGGCCGCCCGGCGGCACCCGGAGCGGCGCGGCGCTCAGGCTCATCCCCGCCGCGGCGCCCCCGGGCTCGGCAGCGGGGGGAGGAGCCGGCGGCAGGGGCGGCCCGGAGGCGGCTCTGTTGGCGGCCGGGTCCCCTGCGGAGCTGCCGCTGCTGAAGCTGCCGCCCGCGGCggacctggagcagctgctgatCCAAGGCAGCCCCGGCCTGGGccccgccagcccctgccccgccgccgccccgccccccgcggccGGGCCCTTCCTCTACCGCCAGCAGGTGACGCAGGAGCAGGAGGGATTCGCCGACGGCTTCGTCAAGGCCCTGGCCGACCTGCACAAGCAGAACCAGCTGCTGGGGGCGCCGCTCTCCCCGGGGCCCTGCCGGCCCGCCGCCGACCCGCCCGCCGTCTACACCACCCTCGGCAGCTTCAACCCGGCCGGGCCGCTCAGCCCCGCGGGCGGCGCCTACTCCGCCGCCCCGCCGGGcctgcccttccccgcccccgccccgccggggctgggcagcGGCCGCCTCCCCGCTCCCGGCGCCGCCAGGGCCCTGGAGGAGCCGCAGACTGTGCCCGAGGCGCCTCCGCCGGGCGAGGCGGGCAGCAGCGCCCCGACGCCGCCCTCGCTGTCGCCGCTGGACGCGGAGAGCCAGGAGCGGCTGAAGGCCGAGCGGAAGCGGCTGCGGAACCGCATCGCGGCCTCCAAGTGCCGGCGGCGGAAGCTGGAGCGGATCGCGCGGCTGGAGGAGAAGGTGAAGGCGCTGAAGGGGCAGAACGCCGAGCTGGCCGCCACCGCCAGCCTCCTGCGGGCCCAGGTCACCCAGCTGCAGGGCCGCGTCCGCAGCCACCTCTCCAGCGGCTGCCACATCAGCGCCGCGGGCGCGCCCGCCCCGCCGCCGCCAGAGGGCGCCGCCGAGCCCGCCGCGCCGGAGACCAGCGCCTGCTGA